The following proteins are co-located in the candidate division KSB1 bacterium genome:
- a CDS encoding ParB/RepB/Spo0J family partition protein has protein sequence MTNRKALGRGLSALLPDVPAESQADSSIQFIRVDRISPNPFQPREVFDPQKLDELARSIAEKGVVQPITVRRYGDGYQLIAGERRLRCVRELGVEKIPAYILEVNSDEEMMELSIIENIHREDLNPIDIANGYRRLIEECRLTQEQVAQKVGKDRATVANFLRLLRLPRPIQESTQAGEISMGHARALLALEDAEQQIDLWKKIVRHGWSVRQVEEAVRKLNAPRDDKKQEPAENHRAYFEDLENRLRTRLATKTTVRRRGRGGVIEIEYYNDEDLDRLVGLILGEA, from the coding sequence ATGACGAACAGGAAGGCGCTGGGAAGAGGACTGTCGGCGTTACTCCCTGACGTGCCCGCTGAAAGTCAAGCAGACAGCTCCATACAATTCATTCGCGTAGACCGGATTTCCCCAAACCCATTTCAACCTCGCGAAGTTTTTGATCCGCAAAAGCTGGACGAATTGGCGCGATCGATCGCCGAAAAAGGAGTGGTGCAGCCGATCACCGTGCGGCGATACGGCGACGGCTATCAGCTGATTGCCGGCGAGCGCCGGCTGCGCTGCGTACGCGAGTTGGGCGTCGAAAAAATTCCGGCCTATATCCTCGAGGTCAACAGCGATGAAGAGATGATGGAGTTGTCCATCATCGAGAACATTCACCGCGAGGATCTGAATCCGATCGATATCGCCAACGGGTATCGACGGCTGATCGAAGAGTGCCGGCTGACGCAGGAGCAGGTGGCGCAAAAGGTCGGCAAGGATCGGGCGACGGTCGCCAATTTTCTACGGCTGTTGCGGCTGCCGAGGCCTATTCAGGAAAGCACTCAGGCGGGTGAGATTTCCATGGGACATGCTCGCGCTCTGCTGGCTTTGGAAGATGCCGAGCAGCAGATCGACCTATGGAAAAAAATCGTTCGTCACGGCTGGTCGGTTCGTCAGGTCGAGGAGGCGGTGCGAAAGTTGAATGCGCCGCGTGATGATAAAAAGCAAGAGCCCGCGGAAAATCACCGCGCTTATTTCGAGGATTTGGAAAATCGGCTGCGCACGCGACTGGCGACTAAGACGACTGTCCGTCGGCGCGGCCGCGGCGGAGTCATCGAAATCGAATATTATAATGATGAAGATCTGGATCGACTCGTCGGCCTTATCCTCGGTGAAGCTTAG
- a CDS encoding lysophospholipid acyltransferase family protein, whose amino-acid sequence MNSINLSEIINSKNPKFLRNTPALLRHLILAFLSRILQLQQIERFLSAHADLKGLEFIEAVFEELDVGYTVSDKDRLRIPREGKLVCVANHPLGALDALAVLKAVGDVRRDVKIVANDVLLSIEQLHELLLPFDIFRSRPQKERLKDIGDALMQDEAVIFFPAAEVSRLTWSGIRDKKWLRGPIHFAQKYGAPVLPIYVHGRNSLLFYIISLIYKPFSTFLLAREIFAKKGKTIALTIGDPIPESAFRHSLISIGRQTRLLRSHVYRLPKKKPIFRTEQTVIPPVDPKLLKKELSQSQMLGTAGEQKKLFCIVQKEASHVIKEIGRLRELTFRKVGEGTGKKIDVDEFDRFYHHIVLWDEEREQIIGSYRLGLCRQVLAEQGLQGLYIASLFHLSPSFQKLLPNAVELGRSFIRQEYWRSNALDSLWQGIGAFLTRQPDVRYLYGAVSISNAYSDEAKNLIVHYYRKWYPGPSDWAISPHPFRLSKNDEAEAEALLNAKDRESDMLLLKTALKAYGFTVPVLFRRYAELCEPEGVKFLEFGSDPAFNNCVDGLILLDLNYLKPKIKERYLSAADSSS is encoded by the coding sequence ATGAATTCCATCAACCTTTCCGAAATCATTAACAGCAAAAATCCGAAATTCCTCCGGAATACTCCTGCTTTATTGCGTCATTTAATTTTAGCCTTCCTTTCACGAATTCTTCAGCTGCAGCAAATTGAACGTTTCCTTTCCGCGCATGCCGATCTTAAAGGCCTCGAGTTCATTGAGGCGGTTTTCGAAGAGCTTGATGTCGGCTATACGGTATCCGATAAAGACCGTCTCCGTATCCCGCGTGAGGGCAAATTGGTCTGCGTGGCCAATCATCCGCTCGGCGCGCTGGATGCCCTTGCCGTTCTCAAGGCCGTCGGCGATGTTCGCCGCGACGTCAAAATCGTCGCCAATGACGTGCTTTTGTCCATCGAACAACTGCATGAACTTTTGCTGCCGTTCGATATTTTTCGCTCCAGACCGCAAAAAGAGCGTCTGAAAGACATCGGCGATGCCCTGATGCAGGATGAAGCGGTCATTTTTTTCCCCGCGGCCGAAGTTTCACGGTTGACCTGGTCAGGCATACGCGATAAAAAATGGTTGCGCGGCCCCATCCACTTTGCGCAAAAATACGGCGCTCCCGTTTTACCGATTTATGTCCACGGCCGGAATTCGCTTTTGTTTTATATTATCTCGCTGATCTACAAGCCGTTCTCCACATTTCTTCTGGCACGGGAAATATTTGCCAAGAAAGGCAAAACGATAGCGCTGACCATCGGCGATCCTATACCAGAGTCCGCATTTAGGCATTCCCTTATTTCCATCGGCCGGCAAACCCGTCTATTGCGCAGTCATGTTTACCGGCTGCCGAAGAAAAAACCCATCTTCCGCACAGAACAAACCGTCATTCCGCCGGTAGATCCTAAGCTATTGAAAAAAGAGCTCTCCCAAAGTCAGATGTTGGGTACGGCGGGTGAGCAAAAAAAGCTTTTTTGCATAGTGCAAAAGGAAGCCTCTCATGTCATCAAAGAGATCGGACGGCTGCGCGAATTGACTTTTCGCAAGGTAGGCGAAGGAACCGGAAAAAAAATCGACGTGGATGAATTCGATCGCTTTTATCACCACATTGTCCTGTGGGATGAAGAGCGCGAACAAATTATCGGCTCCTATCGACTGGGATTGTGTCGGCAGGTGTTGGCTGAACAAGGGCTTCAGGGCCTATACATTGCTTCTCTTTTTCATTTGTCGCCCTCTTTTCAGAAGCTTTTGCCAAACGCCGTGGAACTGGGCCGTAGTTTTATCCGCCAGGAATACTGGCGAAGCAATGCGCTCGACTCGCTGTGGCAGGGAATCGGCGCTTTTTTAACCAGGCAGCCGGATGTCCGCTACCTTTACGGCGCTGTCAGCATCAGCAATGCCTACAGCGATGAGGCCAAGAATCTCATCGTTCACTATTACCGCAAATGGTACCCTGGACCGAGCGACTGGGCGATTTCTCCACATCCCTTTCGCTTATCGAAAAATGATGAGGCCGAAGCGGAGGCTTTGCTGAACGCCAAGGATCGCGAAAGCGATATGCTGCTGTTGAAAACGGCTCTCAAAGCCTACGGGTTTACGGTGCCGGTACTCTTTCGCCGCTATGCGGAACTTTGCGAACCCGAGGGCGTCAAATTTCTTGAATTCGGCTCTGATCCGGCCTTCAATAACTGCGTCGACGGCCTGATCCTGCTCGATTTGAATTATCTCAAGCCGAAAATTAAAGAACGGTATCTTTCTGCCGCCGATTCATCCTCATGA
- a CDS encoding Mut7-C ubiquitin/RNAse domain-containing protein, whose amino-acid sequence MKEESDNPDSAVHQALFRFYEELNFFLPEEKRKREIEYFFRGHPSIKDAVEAQGVPHTEVEVILVNGRSIGFDYQLQDGDRVSVYPTFERFDVSPIIRLRPQPLRELKFICDVHLGKLATILRLLGFDTLYSNTFADEEIIRIAETEHRIILTCDRGILKNSRVTHGCCLQSRSALPQAEEVIRRFDLAKAAKPFSRCTVCNDLLEPVEKSEILLQLPPKVAAYYQTFRRCRGCRRIYWQGHHYAVMLKRVQDLISAAVGEDSLSKESENG is encoded by the coding sequence ATGAAGGAAGAAAGTGACAATCCCGACTCTGCAGTACATCAGGCGCTCTTTCGTTTCTATGAGGAGCTGAACTTTTTTCTGCCGGAAGAAAAGCGCAAACGCGAAATCGAATATTTCTTCAGGGGACATCCATCCATCAAAGACGCGGTAGAAGCACAGGGCGTGCCCCATACCGAAGTTGAGGTCATCCTTGTCAACGGGCGATCGATAGGGTTCGACTATCAGCTGCAGGACGGAGACCGCGTTTCGGTCTATCCCACCTTTGAGCGTTTCGATGTTTCGCCGATTATTCGATTGCGGCCTCAGCCGCTGCGGGAGCTCAAATTCATCTGCGACGTTCACCTCGGCAAATTGGCGACCATACTAAGGCTCCTTGGCTTCGACACCCTGTACAGCAATACTTTTGCCGATGAGGAGATCATCCGCATCGCCGAGACGGAGCACCGCATCATCTTGACCTGCGACCGCGGCATCCTCAAAAACAGCCGCGTGACACACGGCTGCTGCCTGCAGTCCCGCAGCGCACTTCCGCAGGCCGAAGAGGTCATTCGCCGCTTTGATCTGGCCAAAGCGGCCAAGCCGTTCAGCCGCTGCACCGTATGTAATGACCTGCTTGAACCGGTGGAAAAGTCGGAGATTCTTTTACAGCTGCCTCCAAAGGTCGCGGCCTATTACCAAACATTCCGTCGCTGCCGCGGTTGTCGGCGCATTTATTGGCAGGGCCATCATTATGCCGTCATGCTCAAGCGCGTACAGGACCTGATTTCCGCTGCTGTCGGGGAGGATTCACTTTCTAAAGAGAGCGAGAACGGCTAA
- the atpA gene encoding F0F1 ATP synthase subunit alpha, producing the protein MQISPEEVTSVLKKKIAAFDLETETEEIGYVLQVGDGIARVYGLDRVMSMELVQFPHDVYGLALNLEEDSVGCILFGADDQIKEGDVVKRTGRVIEVPVGEELLGRIVDPLGRPLDGKGPIAAKAALPVERKAVGVVQRQPVKEPLQTGIKAIDAMVPIGRGQRELIIGDRQTGKTALVIDTFINQRDSDVYCIYVAIGQKASTIMQFAAALEEHGALHKTIIVAAPADSPAAVQYIAPYAGTAMGEYFRDRGMHALIAYDDLSKHAWAYRQLSLLLRRPPGREAYPGDVFYLHSRLLERSAKLSDELGGGSLTALPIIETQAGDFSAYIPTNVISITDGQIYLEPDLFFAGIRPAINAGLSVSRVGGHAQIQAMKKVAGSLRLELAQYRELEAFAKFGSDLDKTTQQQIDRGRRLVELLKQPQFAPMAVEKQVAVIFLGTQGFLDGVPVERVSKVERMFLDYLQGTHPEILEELRSKKVLDDDLQARLKKICERFAEGLA; encoded by the coding sequence ATGCAAATTAGTCCGGAAGAAGTCACCAGCGTTCTGAAGAAAAAGATCGCCGCTTTTGACCTGGAAACGGAAACCGAAGAGATCGGCTATGTTCTGCAGGTTGGGGACGGCATAGCGCGCGTTTACGGACTCGATCGCGTCATGTCCATGGAGCTCGTCCAGTTTCCGCACGACGTATACGGCCTGGCGCTGAACTTGGAAGAAGACAGCGTCGGCTGCATTTTATTCGGCGCCGACGATCAGATCAAGGAAGGCGACGTCGTTAAACGTACCGGTCGAGTGATCGAGGTTCCGGTAGGAGAGGAACTGCTCGGCCGCATCGTCGATCCGTTGGGGCGACCGCTCGACGGCAAGGGGCCGATTGCCGCCAAAGCGGCGCTGCCGGTGGAGCGCAAGGCGGTCGGTGTGGTGCAGCGTCAGCCGGTCAAGGAGCCGCTCCAGACCGGCATCAAGGCCATCGATGCCATGGTGCCGATCGGCCGCGGCCAACGCGAACTGATCATCGGAGATCGACAAACCGGCAAGACGGCATTGGTGATCGATACTTTTATCAATCAGCGCGACAGCGACGTTTACTGCATTTATGTGGCCATCGGCCAAAAAGCCTCGACGATCATGCAGTTTGCTGCCGCCTTGGAAGAGCACGGGGCTTTGCACAAAACGATCATCGTTGCGGCTCCCGCCGATTCTCCTGCGGCCGTTCAATACATTGCTCCTTATGCCGGCACGGCCATGGGCGAGTATTTCCGCGACCGCGGCATGCATGCTCTGATCGCCTACGACGATCTCTCCAAGCACGCCTGGGCTTATCGACAGCTGTCATTGCTTTTGCGTCGACCGCCTGGCCGCGAGGCTTATCCGGGCGATGTTTTTTATCTCCATTCCCGTTTGCTCGAAAGATCCGCCAAACTTTCGGACGAGCTGGGCGGCGGTTCTTTGACCGCGCTGCCGATCATCGAAACGCAGGCAGGCGATTTTTCCGCCTATATTCCGACCAACGTCATCTCGATCACCGACGGTCAGATCTATCTCGAACCCGATCTCTTTTTTGCCGGCATTCGACCGGCCATTAACGCCGGACTTTCCGTTTCGCGCGTCGGCGGTCACGCGCAAATCCAAGCGATGAAAAAGGTGGCGGGAAGCCTGCGGCTCGAGCTGGCGCAGTACCGTGAGCTCGAAGCGTTTGCCAAGTTCGGCTCGGATTTGGACAAAACAACGCAGCAGCAGATCGATCGCGGTCGTCGCCTGGTCGAGCTGCTGAAGCAACCCCAGTTTGCCCCCATGGCGGTAGAAAAGCAGGTGGCGGTCATCTTTCTAGGCACCCAGGGCTTTCTCGACGGTGTGCCGGTGGAGCGCGTGTCCAAAGTCGAACGCATGTTTCTCGATTACCTGCAGGGAACTCATCCTGAGATTCTGGAAGAGTTGCGCTCCAAAAAGGTTTTGGACGACGATCTGCAGGCACGGCTGAAAAAGATCTGCGAACGTTTTGCGGAAGGGTTGGCTTAA
- the atpG gene encoding ATP synthase F1 subunit gamma: protein MATLRDIRQRISSLKSTQKITRAMKMVAGAKMRRVQLQLAAGRDYAEELLTVTSIAAGSKRDHPLLLKRRRERICYVLITGDRGLCGSFNANLIHTAEEELEKYKDRQPLLVTIGRKGYEHFSRLQVPSLKSHNDFFNHLNCKLAGQIAGSLMHLFLTREVDQIWVIYHEFHSLSQQGVVVRPLLPLPLPRPPAGSGFLFEPRPADLVETFAPKAVAALLYRMLLESFTAEQAARMAAMEQATENAEEMIRELVLFYNKARQAAITKELSEIVGSAEALRQ, encoded by the coding sequence ATGGCAACGCTTCGCGACATACGTCAGCGCATTAGCAGCTTGAAAAGCACGCAGAAAATTACGCGCGCCATGAAAATGGTTGCGGGCGCCAAGATGCGGCGTGTGCAGTTGCAGTTGGCCGCCGGCCGCGACTATGCGGAAGAGCTTCTGACCGTTACGTCTATTGCAGCAGGATCGAAACGGGATCATCCGCTGCTGCTAAAGCGTCGACGGGAGCGCATTTGCTATGTGTTGATCACCGGCGACCGCGGCCTGTGCGGCAGCTTTAACGCCAATCTCATTCACACCGCTGAAGAGGAACTGGAAAAATACAAAGATCGCCAACCTCTGTTGGTGACGATCGGGCGTAAAGGCTATGAGCATTTTTCAAGATTGCAGGTTCCCTCGTTAAAGTCGCATAATGACTTTTTCAATCATCTGAACTGCAAACTTGCCGGTCAAATAGCCGGCTCCCTCATGCACCTCTTTTTGACCCGGGAGGTTGACCAAATTTGGGTGATCTATCACGAATTTCACTCCCTTTCGCAGCAGGGAGTCGTGGTGCGACCGTTACTGCCTTTGCCTCTACCGAGACCACCGGCAGGTTCCGGATTTCTTTTTGAACCTCGGCCTGCGGATCTGGTGGAGACCTTTGCACCCAAAGCCGTAGCGGCGTTGCTGTATCGTATGCTGCTCGAGTCGTTTACCGCCGAGCAGGCGGCGCGTATGGCCGCCATGGAGCAGGCAACGGAAAATGCGGAGGAAATGATCCGCGAGCTTGTACTCTTTTATAACAAAGCTCGCCAAGCTGCGATTACCAAAGAGTTGAGTGAAATTGTCGGCAGCGCCGAAGCGCTGCGGCAATAG
- a CDS encoding AAA family ATPase produces the protein MGRIIAIANQKGGVGKTTTAVNLAACLAVAEYPTLLVDMDPQANSCSGLGIDSRKLERTVYDALINEADVRELILDTELKFLKLLPSSQDLVGAEVELVTAMSREYKLARALENIRNDYRYIIIDCPPSLGLLTINALTAADSVLMPIQCEYYALEGLGQLLNTIRLVQKNLNKKLEIEGVLLTMYDARLNLSRQVAADVRKYFDGRVFEAVIARNVRLSEAPSFGKPIILYDAVSKGTEHYMALAEEILKHDEQEGAGKRTVGVTP, from the coding sequence ATGGGCAGAATCATTGCAATTGCCAATCAAAAGGGAGGTGTCGGCAAAACGACGACGGCCGTCAATCTTGCGGCTTGTCTGGCGGTAGCCGAATATCCGACGCTGCTTGTCGACATGGATCCGCAGGCCAACAGCTGCAGCGGCTTGGGTATCGATTCGCGCAAGCTGGAGCGCACGGTTTACGATGCATTAATCAACGAGGCGGATGTTCGGGAGCTGATCCTGGATACGGAGCTCAAGTTCCTCAAGCTGTTGCCCTCTTCGCAGGATCTGGTGGGCGCCGAGGTGGAGCTGGTGACCGCCATGTCGCGCGAATACAAGCTGGCTCGAGCTTTGGAAAATATCCGCAACGACTATCGATACATCATCATCGATTGTCCCCCGTCGCTGGGGCTCCTCACCATCAACGCGCTGACGGCGGCCGACTCGGTGCTGATGCCGATCCAGTGTGAATATTACGCCCTGGAAGGATTAGGTCAGCTGCTCAATACCATTCGGCTGGTGCAGAAGAACCTGAACAAAAAGTTGGAAATCGAGGGCGTCCTGTTGACCATGTACGATGCCCGATTGAACCTTTCGCGCCAAGTAGCAGCGGATGTGCGAAAATATTTCGATGGACGCGTTTTCGAAGCCGTGATCGCCCGCAACGTTCGTTTGAGCGAAGCGCCGAGCTTCGGCAAACCGATCATCCTTTACGACGCCGTTTCTAAAGGAACGGAACACTATATGGCTTTGGCGGAGGAAATTCTCAAGCATGACGAACAGGAAGGCGCTGGGAAGAGGACTGTCGGCGTTACTCCCTGA
- a CDS encoding polymer-forming cytoskeletal protein: protein MKNETKPGDLSTILGKGSEFEGKIKVGHTMRVDGKVVGDIITTDMLIVGKDGYIQGNISAKNLVVGGKINGTAEVKEKIVLESNAEFHGDMKTSRLVIDEGAIFDGRCSMKEGAPAKPKEA from the coding sequence ATGAAGAACGAAACGAAACCCGGCGACTTGAGCACGATCTTGGGAAAAGGATCAGAATTTGAAGGCAAGATCAAGGTCGGACATACCATGCGCGTCGACGGCAAAGTCGTCGGCGACATTATCACGACAGATATGCTGATTGTCGGCAAGGACGGTTACATCCAGGGCAATATTAGCGCCAAGAACCTTGTCGTCGGCGGCAAGATCAACGGTACCGCCGAAGTCAAAGAAAAGATTGTCCTCGAATCAAATGCCGAATTTCACGGCGATATGAAGACGTCCCGTTTGGTGATCGACGAAGGCGCCATATTCGACGGCCGCTGCTCGATGAAGGAAGGCGCGCCCGCAAAACCTAAAGAAGCATAA
- the atpF gene encoding F0F1 ATP synthase subunit B, with protein sequence MELLTPHVGTIFWTAVTFFVILFILYRYGWNPILQLLDERERKIRESLEIAEQLKVQAERSAEERRRIIEAAQKEAMGIIESAHTAAENLRQEIVAKAQQDAAAQLEHVKQEIQAMREQALRDIRQTAVELSLALTEKVIGTSLDRRAHESLIDETLAEIGKLN encoded by the coding sequence ATGGAACTTTTAACGCCTCACGTCGGCACCATTTTTTGGACGGCCGTCACCTTTTTTGTTATTCTCTTTATTCTCTATCGCTACGGCTGGAATCCGATCCTTCAACTGCTTGATGAGCGGGAACGGAAAATTCGCGAATCGCTCGAAATCGCGGAGCAGTTAAAGGTGCAGGCAGAGCGGAGCGCCGAGGAACGCCGCCGCATCATCGAAGCGGCGCAAAAAGAAGCGATGGGGATCATCGAATCGGCGCATACGGCCGCAGAGAATTTGCGGCAGGAAATCGTGGCTAAAGCGCAGCAGGATGCTGCAGCGCAGCTGGAGCACGTCAAGCAGGAGATTCAAGCCATGCGCGAGCAGGCGCTGCGCGACATTCGTCAAACCGCCGTAGAGCTGTCGTTGGCCTTGACCGAAAAAGTGATCGGCACTTCTCTGGATCGCCGCGCGCATGAATCCCTGATCGATGAAACACTCGCCGAAATAGGTAAGCTGAATTGA
- the atpB gene encoding F0F1 ATP synthase subunit A, translated as MLTEALHDSLAAAESTDGAAYIMAHLVPHPIVKVPTVLGVDLTLTNHVIAIFVTAALLTAMFFYSFRKKKEVYTGLAGALEAVAEYLMKEAIRPNLGADAKTYAPYLLTAFFFILVCNLLGLVPFGNTATGNISVTLTLAAMTLLVGVFAGIRKHGLKYFAHFIPSGLPWFIVPIMLPVEIISLFSKHLALAIRLFANMIGGHITILALMDTIFIFHEWIVSPFPLILVIFASTLEVLIAFIQAFVFTTLSSVFIGSALSEEH; from the coding sequence GTGTTGACTGAAGCTTTACATGATTCGTTGGCGGCAGCCGAAAGCACCGACGGCGCCGCATACATCATGGCGCATTTGGTGCCTCATCCCATCGTGAAAGTGCCGACGGTGCTTGGGGTAGATTTGACGCTGACCAATCACGTCATTGCTATTTTCGTCACCGCTGCCTTATTGACGGCGATGTTTTTTTACTCGTTTAGAAAAAAGAAAGAGGTGTACACCGGTTTGGCCGGTGCTCTGGAAGCCGTTGCAGAGTATCTTATGAAGGAAGCCATTCGGCCGAATCTGGGCGCCGATGCCAAAACCTACGCTCCCTATCTGTTGACGGCTTTTTTCTTTATTTTGGTCTGCAATCTGTTAGGACTCGTCCCGTTCGGCAACACCGCCACCGGTAACATCAGCGTGACATTGACGCTGGCGGCGATGACGCTTCTGGTCGGCGTGTTTGCAGGCATCCGCAAACACGGCTTAAAGTACTTTGCGCATTTCATTCCTTCCGGCCTGCCGTGGTTCATCGTGCCGATTATGCTGCCGGTCGAGATAATCAGCTTGTTTTCCAAGCACCTTGCCTTGGCGATCCGATTGTTCGCCAACATGATCGGCGGCCACATCACCATTCTGGCTTTGATGGATACGATCTTTATCTTTCACGAGTGGATCGTTTCGCCGTTTCCTTTGATTTTGGTTATTTTTGCCAGCACCCTCGAAGTTTTGATCGCTTTTATACAGGCTTTTGTATTTACTACTTTGTCGTCTGTTTTCATTGGTAGCGCTCTATCTGAAGAACATTAA
- the atpH gene encoding ATP synthase F1 subunit delta, translating into MIGTAGAKRYAAAIFALAVEQQIVEQIHEDLHDWHRLLCEHGLLRAIFYSPQGDRGARQELIQELLRGKTSALLMRFLQLLMEKNRQHLFDAVVYEFDRLFRRWKNQLSVKVTTAFELNDEQQKKLKELLAQKWHKEILLEVHVDAGLLGGLILEADGRRIDLSLRCRLEQLRRHLNANLLS; encoded by the coding sequence TTGATAGGCACTGCAGGCGCAAAACGATATGCGGCGGCGATTTTCGCTCTCGCCGTAGAGCAGCAGATTGTCGAACAGATCCATGAGGATCTGCATGATTGGCACCGTCTGCTTTGTGAGCATGGCCTTTTACGTGCTATTTTCTATTCGCCGCAGGGGGATCGCGGCGCTCGGCAGGAACTGATCCAGGAGCTTTTGCGCGGCAAAACCTCGGCTCTCCTTATGCGTTTTCTTCAGCTGTTGATGGAAAAGAATCGTCAACACCTTTTTGATGCGGTGGTATACGAGTTCGATCGGCTTTTTCGCCGATGGAAAAACCAGCTGTCGGTCAAGGTAACGACGGCATTTGAATTGAATGATGAGCAGCAGAAAAAGCTGAAGGAGCTTTTGGCGCAAAAGTGGCATAAAGAAATACTCTTGGAAGTTCACGTCGATGCCGGTCTGCTCGGCGGGTTGATTCTCGAAGCCGACGGCCGAAGAATTGACCTTAGCTTGAGATGCCGGTTGGAGCAACTTAGGCGGCATCTTAATGCCAACCTGCTCTCGTAA
- a CDS encoding M23 family metallopeptidase, which produces MPELKHKSVRHRNFYRVLVIPDDKDEPKALSISMKHLKLLRIIAAALVLHILLGFFFYFAYYRLHKKHAMLLVANRQLEENNLRINKLMADFQALESYQERIRRALGVGNSAELAGGELIVPQEKASVPPLSVRPISRQRVSSGMQRGEAPAVRTQPALLRSSSSAEHDLYANLPTLLPANGILTTHYQNDLFGGAIQHRGVDIACNEGDVIRAAGDGVVIFAGWTFDLGNLVILYHGNGYYTYYGHAQQLLVMRGSGVKKGEVIALVGNTGISSAPHLHFEIWKDGVSLDPKDYILELANID; this is translated from the coding sequence ATGCCTGAACTCAAGCATAAATCCGTCCGCCATCGGAATTTCTACCGCGTCCTGGTCATCCCCGATGATAAGGATGAGCCGAAGGCGCTCAGCATATCCATGAAGCATCTCAAGCTGCTGCGCATTATTGCCGCAGCGCTGGTGCTGCATATCCTGCTCGGCTTTTTCTTTTATTTTGCTTACTATCGTCTGCATAAAAAGCATGCCATGCTGCTGGTCGCCAACCGGCAATTGGAGGAAAACAATCTCCGCATCAACAAACTGATGGCCGACTTTCAGGCCTTGGAAAGCTATCAGGAAAGGATACGCCGAGCGCTGGGCGTGGGAAACTCGGCTGAACTTGCCGGCGGCGAGCTGATTGTGCCGCAGGAAAAAGCTTCTGTACCGCCGCTTTCTGTTCGGCCTATTTCGCGGCAGCGGGTAAGCTCAGGCATGCAGAGAGGAGAGGCGCCTGCCGTGCGGACACAGCCTGCTCTCCTGCGCAGCAGCAGCAGCGCCGAACATGACCTCTATGCCAATCTGCCGACCCTTCTGCCTGCGAACGGCATTTTGACGACTCATTATCAAAACGACCTTTTCGGCGGCGCCATACAGCATCGCGGTGTTGATATTGCCTGCAACGAAGGTGACGTCATCCGTGCCGCCGGCGACGGCGTCGTCATCTTTGCCGGCTGGACCTTCGATCTCGGCAATTTGGTCATCCTCTATCATGGCAACGGGTATTATACCTACTACGGCCATGCGCAGCAGCTGCTCGTCATGCGCGGCTCGGGTGTGAAAAAGGGCGAGGTTATTGCCTTGGTGGGCAACACCGGCATCAGTTCCGCGCCTCACCTGCATTTCGAAATATGGAAAGACGGCGTATCGCTCGATCCAAAGGACTATATTCTCGAATTGGCAAATATCGACTAA
- a CDS encoding ATP synthase F0 subunit C — MDSNALAYVAAGIGAGIVTIGAALGIGKIASAAVHSIARQPEASGEIRGAMIITAAMLEGVALLAAAVCFMLSIK, encoded by the coding sequence ATGGATTCGAATGCGTTGGCCTATGTAGCCGCGGGCATCGGAGCCGGCATTGTGACGATTGGTGCGGCGCTCGGCATCGGAAAAATCGCCTCAGCGGCAGTGCACAGTATTGCGCGGCAGCCGGAGGCATCCGGTGAGATTCGCGGTGCCATGATCATTACCGCCGCCATGCTCGAAGGTGTTGCCCTTCTGGCAGCAGCCGTATGCTTTATGCTGAGCATCAAATAA